In Meriones unguiculatus strain TT.TT164.6M chromosome 17, Bangor_MerUng_6.1, whole genome shotgun sequence, a single window of DNA contains:
- the C17H3orf38 gene encoding uncharacterized protein C3orf38 homolog isoform X1, with protein sequence MSGLSHLETEGCRNLLGLLDNDEIMALCDTVTNRLVQPLDRRDAIHAILVYSQNVEELLRRRKVHREVIFKYLAAQGVIVPPTTEKHNLIQCAKRYWENQPLKLKDALEPVTKTEDIQLFQQQEKEDKKAEKVDFRRLGEEFCHWFFELLNSQNPFRGPPQDQWGPQHFWSDVKLRFYYSTSEQNVIDYYGAEIVSLRLLSLVKEEFLFLSPNLDSEGLKCASSPHGLVMVGVAGTVHRGNTCLGIFEQTFGLIRSPLLENTWKIKFINLRIVGGSSLAPGSSLKPAVTFEQSDLEAFYNVITLCNNPEVRPNGKQALDSGTGDQALCSGDEALLKKKGSEFA encoded by the exons ATGTCGGGGCTCAGCCACTTAGAGACGGAGGGCTGCCGTAACCTGCTCGGCCTGCTGGACAATGACGAGATCATGGCCCTCTGCGACACCGTCACCAACCGCCTGGTGCAGCCTTTGGACCGCCGAG aTGCTATTCATGCAATATTAGTGTATAGCCAAAATGTAGAAGAACTTCTGAGGCGCAGAAAAGTCCACCGAGAAGTGATATTCAAGTATTTGGCAGCACAAGGGGTGATTGTACCTCCAACTACTGAAAAACACAATCTTATTCAGTGTGCAAAAAGGTACTGGGAAAATCAGCCACTGAAACTGAAGGACGCATTGGAGCCAGTTACAAAGACAGAGGACATCCAGCTCTTCCAACAG caggaaaaagaagacaaaaaagctGAAAAGGTCGATTTTCGCCGCTTAGGAGAAGAATTCTGTCACTGGTTCTTTGAACTTCTTAATTCTCAGAATCCTTTTCGGGGACCACCTCAAGATCAATGGGGCCCACAGCACTTCTGGAGCGATGTTAAGCTTAGGTTTTATTACAGCACCTCAGAACAAAATGTTATAGACTACTATGGAGCAGAAATTGTGAGCCTTCGCTTACTTTCATTAGTGAAAGAggaatttctttttctcagtCCCAACCTCGATTCTGAAGGACTAAAATGTGCTTCTTCTCCTCATGGATTAGTTATGGTTGGAGTTGCAGGGACTGTCCACCGAGGAAATACTTGTTTAGGCATATTTGAACAAACTTTTGGACTTATCCGTAGTCCTCTTTTGGAAAATACTTGGAAAATCAAATTTATCAACCTGAGAATTGTTGGAGGAAGTTCTCTTGCTCCTGGATCTTCACTGAAACCAGCTGTTACATTTGAACAGAGTGATCTGGAGGCCTTTTATAATGTAATCACTTTGTGTAATAACCCTGAAGTCAGACCTAATGGAAAACAGGCATTGGACAGTGGGACTGGAGACCAGGCTTTATGTAGTGGAGATGAGGcattgttgaaaaaaaaaggaagtgaattTGCCTAA
- the C17H3orf38 gene encoding uncharacterized protein C3orf38 homolog isoform X2 produces the protein MSGLSHLETEGCRNLLGLLDNDEIMALCDTVTNRLVQPLDRRDAIHAILVYSQNVEELLRRRKVHREVIFKYLAAQGVIVPPTTEKHNLIQCAKRYWENQPLKLKDALEPVTKTEDIQLFQQEKEDKKAEKVDFRRLGEEFCHWFFELLNSQNPFRGPPQDQWGPQHFWSDVKLRFYYSTSEQNVIDYYGAEIVSLRLLSLVKEEFLFLSPNLDSEGLKCASSPHGLVMVGVAGTVHRGNTCLGIFEQTFGLIRSPLLENTWKIKFINLRIVGGSSLAPGSSLKPAVTFEQSDLEAFYNVITLCNNPEVRPNGKQALDSGTGDQALCSGDEALLKKKGSEFA, from the exons ATGTCGGGGCTCAGCCACTTAGAGACGGAGGGCTGCCGTAACCTGCTCGGCCTGCTGGACAATGACGAGATCATGGCCCTCTGCGACACCGTCACCAACCGCCTGGTGCAGCCTTTGGACCGCCGAG aTGCTATTCATGCAATATTAGTGTATAGCCAAAATGTAGAAGAACTTCTGAGGCGCAGAAAAGTCCACCGAGAAGTGATATTCAAGTATTTGGCAGCACAAGGGGTGATTGTACCTCCAACTACTGAAAAACACAATCTTATTCAGTGTGCAAAAAGGTACTGGGAAAATCAGCCACTGAAACTGAAGGACGCATTGGAGCCAGTTACAAAGACAGAGGACATCCAGCTCTTCCAACAG gaaaaagaagacaaaaaagctGAAAAGGTCGATTTTCGCCGCTTAGGAGAAGAATTCTGTCACTGGTTCTTTGAACTTCTTAATTCTCAGAATCCTTTTCGGGGACCACCTCAAGATCAATGGGGCCCACAGCACTTCTGGAGCGATGTTAAGCTTAGGTTTTATTACAGCACCTCAGAACAAAATGTTATAGACTACTATGGAGCAGAAATTGTGAGCCTTCGCTTACTTTCATTAGTGAAAGAggaatttctttttctcagtCCCAACCTCGATTCTGAAGGACTAAAATGTGCTTCTTCTCCTCATGGATTAGTTATGGTTGGAGTTGCAGGGACTGTCCACCGAGGAAATACTTGTTTAGGCATATTTGAACAAACTTTTGGACTTATCCGTAGTCCTCTTTTGGAAAATACTTGGAAAATCAAATTTATCAACCTGAGAATTGTTGGAGGAAGTTCTCTTGCTCCTGGATCTTCACTGAAACCAGCTGTTACATTTGAACAGAGTGATCTGGAGGCCTTTTATAATGTAATCACTTTGTGTAATAACCCTGAAGTCAGACCTAATGGAAAACAGGCATTGGACAGTGGGACTGGAGACCAGGCTTTATGTAGTGGAGATGAGGcattgttgaaaaaaaaaggaagtgaattTGCCTAA
- the Znf654 gene encoding zinc finger protein 654 isoform X3, with translation MALIKSCINHPEMSKDLYFHQALFTCLFMSPVEDQLFREHLLKTDCKSGIDIICNAEKEGKTLLALQLCESFLIPQLQNGDMYYIWELIFIWSKLQLKSNPSKQVFVDQCYQLLRTATNVRVIFPFMKIIKDEVEEEGLQICVEICGCALQLDLHDDPETKCLIYKTIAHFLPNDLEIVRVCALSVFFLERSLEAYHTVEELYRRPDEEYSEGTSTVQNRVRFELLPILKKGLFFDPEFWNFVMIKKNCVALLRDKSAVKLLNENTLENSASSLKKTVEQQSVDEGLDTLTDQSTGETDPDDVSGVQPKGPVNAKRSLTALNTSKADHSVPRHRCMLCNKEFLGGHIVRHAQAHQKKGSFSCVICGRKFRNRGLMQKHLKNHVKKIQRQQIATAQQDNPEVTTLEEINGSKSSISFENGNSNSKGLEIETLTASSDGNKEVIREHRAEFIKIPAGISENTIENGRPDTSFNNISESLPQCDDDYEEEENEDDYEDDYDLNQETSVLHKINGTMCHPKDVYATDQEGNFKCPALGCVRIFKRIGFLNMHARTMHPTDLNVRQTVMKWSKGKCKFCQRQFEDSQHFIDHLNRHSYPNVYFCLHFNCNESFKLPFQLAQHTKSHRIFQAQCSFPECHELFEDLPLLYEHEAQHYLSKTPESSAQTIEAVSNHQEIGSSSNENLIVYQPISSSKSRKDSTEPKTCIDTMEKKTDSLVQNGNEHSDGTVSNISLIDQKMPAIEPNPENSHSTSDLVNGHSEIEQTPLVASDSTLKIDLNRNRTENGSILPSVVPQEHSALSVSQAPSKPNLTSDHTSYGLIVTKPYVRPLPPSYLDERYLSMPKRRKFLTDRVDACSDQDNTCKKPVKRLRCGKCLTTYCNAEALEAHLAQKKCQTLFGFDSDDESKSSVFSVALFVEIERYHQYSHVYICANKTISIYVAQMIKHYSTHFL, from the exons TGAAAAAGAGGGCAAGACTTTGCTAGCCTTACAACTCTGTGAATCCTTTCTTATTCCACAGCTCCAGAATGGGGACATGTACTACATATG GGAGTTGATTTTCATATGGAGTAAACTACAGCTTAAATCTAATCCTTCAAAACAAGTGTTTGTAGATCAGTGTTACCAACTTTTAAGAACAGCAACTAATGTGAGAGTCATATTTCCTTTCATGAAAATCATTAAAGATGAG gttGAAGAAGAAGGCTTACAAATTTGTGTTGAGATATGTGGTTGTGCTCTCCAGCTTGATCTTCATGATGATCCTGAAACAAAATGTCTAATTTATAAAACAATTGCACACTTTTTGCCAAATGATCTAGAGATTGTCAGGGTTTGtgctctttcagtattttttcttgaGCGTTCCTTAGAGGCCTACCACACAGTTGAAGAGCTTTACAGACGTCCAGATGAAGAGTATAGTGAAGGCACAAGTACTGTTCAAAATCGTGTTCGTTTTGAATTACTTCCAATTTTGAAAAAGGGATTGTTTTTTGATCCTGAGTTTTGGAACTTTGTAATGATTAAGAAAAACTGTGTGGCATTACTGCGTGATAAATCAGCAGTGAAACTTCTAAATGAAAATACACTGGAAAATTCTGCAAGTAGTCTAAAAAAGACAGTGGAACAGCAGAGTGTGGATGAAGGGCTTGACACACTCACAGATCAGAGCACTGGAGAGACTGACCCTGATGATGTGTCTGGAGTGCAGCCTAAAGGTCCTGTTAATGCGAAGAGAAGCCTCACTGCTCTTAACACCTCCAAAGCGGATCACAGTGTCCCAAGGCATCGGTGCATGTTATGTAACAAGGAATTTCTTGGTGGCCACATTGTAAGGCATGCCCAGGCTCATCAGAAAAAAGGCAGTTTTTCATGTGTGATATGTGGTAGGAAATTTAGGAACAGAGGACTTAtgcagaaacatttaaaaaatcatgttaAGAAGATCCAGAGACAGCAGATTGCTACAGCACAACAGGATAATCCAGAAGTTACCACCTTGGAAGAAATAAATGGTTCcaaatcttccatttcctttgaaAATGGGAATTCAAATTCTAAGGGCTTAGAAATAGAGACATTGACTGCTTCCAGTGATGGAAACAAAGAGGTCATCCGTGAACACAGGGCTGAATTCATTAAAATTCCCGCTGGTATATCAGAGAATACTATTGAAAATGGCAGACCAGACACTTCTTTCAATAATATCTCAGAATCTTTACCTCAGTGTGATGATGACTatgaggaagaagagaatgaaGATGATTATGAAGATGATTATGACCTGAATCAAGAAACATCAGTACTTCATAAAATCAATGGGACTATGTGCCATCCAAAAGATGTATATGCTACAGACCAGGAAGGCAACTTCAAGTGCCCTGCTCTTGGCTGTGTAAGGATATTTAAAAGAATTGGATTTCTAAATATGCATGCAAGGACTATGCATCCAACTGATTTAAATGTGCGGCAAACTGTAATGAAGTGGAgcaaaggaaaatgcaaattttgCCAAAGGCAGTTTGAGGATTCTCAACATTTTATAGATCACCTTAATAGACACAGCTATCCAAATGTGTActtttgtttgcattttaattGCAATGAGTCGTTTAAGCTGCCCTTCCAGCTTGCCCAGCATACAAAAAGTCACAGGATATTTCAAGCTCAATGTAGTTTTCCAGAATGCCATGAGCTTTTTGAAGATCTTCCTCTGTTATATGAACATGAAGCCCAGCATTACTTAAGCAAAACACCAGAGTCATCTGCTCAAACAATTGAAGCAGTTTCTAATCATCAGGAAATAGGCTCATCTAGTAATGAGAACTTAATAGTTTATCAGCCAATTTCTTCTAGCAAATCAAGGAAAGATTCTACAGAACCAAAGACATGTATAGACACtatggaaaagaaaacagacagtttagttcagaatggaaatgaacatTCTGATGGTACTGTTTCAAATATAAGCTTGATAGACCAAAAGATGCCTGCCATAGAGCCAAATCCTGAAAATAGTCATAGTACCAGTGATTTAGTCAATGGACATAGTGAAATAGAGCAAACACCATTAGTTGCATCAGATTCTACCCTGAAAATAGATTTAAacagaaacaggacagaaaaTGGTTCTATTTTACCCAGTGTTGTACCACAAGAACACAGTGCCCTGTCAGTATCTCAGGCACCATCCAAACCAAATCTTACAAGTGACCATACGTCATATGGCTTAATTGTAACAAAGCCATATGTCAGACCTTTGCCTCCCAGTTACCTTGATGAACGATACCTTAGTATGCCAAAACGCAGAAAATTTCTGACTGATCGAGTAGATGCGTGTTCTGACCAAGATAACACGTGTAAAAAACCAGTGAAAAGATTACGATGTGGCAAATGCCTGACCACCTACTGTAATGCAGAAGCACTTGAGGCTCACCTTGCACAAAAGAAATGTCAGACACTCTTTGGATTTGATTCAGATGATGAAAGTAAGTCTTCTGTGTTTTCAGTAGCTCTATTTGTAGAAATAGAAAGATACCATCAATATAGCCATGTTTATATTTGTGCAAATAAAACCATTAGTATCTATGTAGCCCAGATGATAAAGCATTATTCTACACATTTCCTTTAA